One Burkholderia vietnamiensis LMG 10929 genomic window carries:
- a CDS encoding organic hydroperoxide resistance protein, whose protein sequence is MNVLYKTSATSTGGRDGRAVSADNKLDVKLAAPRELGGTGAEGTNPEQLFAAGYSACFLSAMKFVAGQNKQTLPADTQVTAEVGIGPNDADGFGLDIELRVSLPGLDKADAQALVDKAHHVCPYSNATRNNVPVRLTVI, encoded by the coding sequence ATGAACGTTCTATACAAGACGAGCGCGACGAGCACCGGCGGCCGCGACGGCCGCGCCGTTTCGGCCGACAACAAGCTGGACGTGAAGCTGGCCGCACCGCGCGAGCTGGGCGGCACGGGCGCGGAAGGCACGAACCCGGAGCAGCTGTTCGCGGCAGGCTACTCGGCATGTTTCCTGAGCGCGATGAAGTTCGTCGCCGGCCAGAACAAGCAGACGCTGCCGGCCGACACGCAAGTGACCGCCGAAGTGGGCATCGGCCCGAACGACGCGGACGGCTTCGGCCTCGACATCGAACTGCGCGTGTCGCTGCCGGGCCTCGACAAGGCCGACGCGCAAGCGCTCGTCGACAAGGCGCACCACGTGTGCCCGTACTCGAACGCAACCCGCAACAACGTGCCGGTGCGTCTCACGGTCATCTGA
- a CDS encoding AMP nucleosidase, whose protein sequence is MKNDLSRRHRVLTPESPPVEAFDDSIAAVARLSAIYDTNTGFLRDAFARYRRHEPITEHVRACYPFVRIRTDVNTHVDSRRSYGFVAGPGVFETTVTRPDLFANYYREQLRLLSKNHHVKIEIGVSSQPIPVHFAFPEGIHLEGELDRDRLLAMRDIFDTPDLSYLDDRIVNGTFEPAPGEPHPLALFTAARVDFSLHRLRHYTATSPTHFQNYVLYTNYQFYIDEFVKLGRTLMTESSDPDVRAYRSQYSSFVEPGDVVTYNANLGSEPVEGAAPPRLPQMPAYHLKRADGSGITMVNIGVGPSNAKTITDHIAVLRPHAWVMLGHCAGLRNTQRLGDYVLAHGYVREDHVLDADLPLWVPIPALAEVQLALERAVAEVTQLEGTELKRVMRTGTVASVDNRNWELRDHREPVQRLSQSRAIALDMESATIAANGFRFRVPYGTLLCVSDKPLHGELKLPGMADTFYRGQVDQHLQIGVKAMEILRTNGLDKLHSRKLRSFAEVAFQ, encoded by the coding sequence ATGAAGAACGATTTGAGCCGCCGGCACCGCGTGCTGACGCCCGAAAGCCCACCCGTCGAAGCCTTCGACGATTCCATCGCCGCCGTCGCGCGACTGTCGGCCATCTACGACACCAACACGGGTTTCCTGCGCGATGCGTTCGCGCGCTACCGGCGCCACGAACCGATCACCGAGCACGTGCGCGCGTGCTATCCGTTCGTGCGGATTCGCACCGACGTCAACACGCACGTCGATTCGCGCCGCTCGTACGGCTTCGTCGCCGGCCCCGGCGTGTTCGAGACGACCGTCACGCGCCCCGACCTGTTCGCGAACTACTATCGCGAGCAACTTCGCCTGCTGTCGAAAAACCATCACGTGAAGATCGAGATCGGCGTCTCGTCGCAGCCGATTCCCGTGCACTTCGCGTTTCCCGAGGGCATCCACCTCGAAGGCGAGCTCGACCGCGACCGCCTGCTCGCGATGCGCGACATCTTCGACACGCCCGATCTGTCGTATCTCGACGATCGCATCGTCAACGGCACGTTCGAGCCGGCGCCCGGCGAGCCGCATCCGCTCGCGTTGTTCACCGCGGCGCGCGTCGACTTCTCGCTGCACCGGCTGCGTCATTACACGGCCACGTCGCCGACGCACTTCCAGAATTACGTGCTGTATACGAACTACCAGTTCTACATCGACGAGTTCGTGAAGCTCGGCCGCACGCTGATGACGGAAAGCAGCGATCCCGACGTGCGTGCGTACCGCAGTCAATACAGTTCGTTCGTGGAGCCGGGCGATGTGGTCACGTACAACGCGAACCTCGGCAGCGAGCCGGTCGAGGGCGCCGCGCCGCCGCGTCTGCCGCAGATGCCCGCGTACCACCTGAAGCGCGCGGACGGCAGCGGCATCACGATGGTCAACATCGGCGTCGGCCCGTCGAACGCGAAGACGATCACCGATCACATCGCGGTGCTGCGTCCGCACGCGTGGGTGATGCTCGGTCATTGCGCGGGCCTGCGCAACACGCAGCGCCTCGGCGACTACGTGCTCGCGCATGGCTACGTGCGCGAGGACCACGTGCTCGACGCCGACCTGCCGCTGTGGGTGCCGATCCCCGCGCTCGCCGAAGTGCAGCTCGCGCTCGAGCGCGCGGTGGCCGAGGTCACGCAGCTCGAAGGCACCGAGCTCAAGCGCGTGATGCGCACGGGTACGGTCGCGAGCGTCGACAACCGCAACTGGGAATTGCGCGATCATCGCGAGCCCGTGCAGCGGCTGTCGCAGAGCCGCGCGATCGCGCTCGACATGGAAAGCGCGACGATCGCCGCGAACGGTTTCCGGTTCCGCGTGCCGTACGGCACGTTGCTGTGCGTGTCGGACAAGCCGTTGCACGGCGAGCTGAAGCTGCCGGGCATGGCCGATACGTTCTATCGCGGTCAGGTCGATCAGCATCTGCAGATCGGCGTGAAGGCGATGGAAATCCTCCGCACCAACGGACTCGACAAGCTGCACAGTCGCAAGCTGCGGAGCTTTGCCGAGGTGGCGTTCCAGTAA
- the polA gene encoding DNA polymerase I produces the protein MPEERNLEGKTLLLVDGSSYLYRAYHAMPDLRGPGGEPTGALYGIINMLRRMRKEVSAEYSACVFDAKGKTFRDDLYADYKANRPSMPPDLALQVEPIHGAVRALGWPLLMVEGVEADDVIGTLAREAEQRGMNVIVSTGDKDLAQLVTERVTLVNTMTNETLDRDGVIAKFGVPPERIIDYLALIGDTVDNVPGVEKCGPKTAVKWLSQYDSLDGVIEHAGEIKGVVGDNLRRALDFLPLGRKLVTVDTACDLAPHLESIEASLKTDGEARDLLRDIFARYGFKTWLREVDSAPPEGGGADARDGEPAPVVSTDIVREYETIQTWAQFDAWFAKIDAAALTAFDTETTSLDPMTARLVGLSFSVEPGKAAYLPVAHRGPDLPEQLPLDDVLARLKPWLEAADRKKVGQHLKYDAQVLANYDIALNGIEHDTLLESYVLESHRTHDMDSLALRHLGVKTIKYEDVAGKGAKQIGFDEVALDQAAAYAAEDADITLQLHHVLYPQIAREAGLERVYREIEMPVSLVLRKMERTGVLIDDALLHAQSNEIATRLIELEGQAYELAGGEFNLGSPKQIGQIFFEKLQLPVVKKTPSGAPSTDEEVLQKLAEDYPLPKLLLEHRGLSKLKSTYTDKLPRMVNPATGRVHTNYAQAVAVTGRLASNEPNLQNIPVRTAEGRRIREAFIASPGHRIVSADYSQIELRIMAHISGDASLLRAFAHGEDIHRATAAEVFGVTPLEVNSDQRRIAKVINFGLIYGMSAFGLASNLGITRDAAKLYIDRYFARYPGVAQYMEDTRAAAKDQGYVETVFGRRLWLPEINGGNGPRRQAAERAAINAPMQGTAADLIKLSMIAVDDWLTRDRLASRMIMQVHDELVLEVPDDELSLVREKLPEMMCGVAKLKVPLVAEVGAGANWEEAH, from the coding sequence ATGCCTGAAGAACGAAATCTGGAAGGTAAGACCCTGCTATTGGTTGACGGTTCGAGCTATCTGTATCGGGCTTACCATGCGATGCCTGATCTGCGTGGCCCTGGCGGGGAGCCGACCGGAGCGCTCTACGGAATCATCAACATGCTGCGCCGTATGCGCAAGGAAGTCAGTGCAGAGTATAGCGCTTGCGTGTTCGATGCAAAGGGCAAGACGTTCCGCGACGACCTTTATGCCGACTATAAGGCAAACCGTCCGTCGATGCCGCCCGATCTCGCGTTGCAGGTCGAGCCGATTCACGGCGCGGTGCGCGCGCTCGGCTGGCCGCTGCTGATGGTCGAGGGCGTCGAGGCCGACGACGTGATCGGCACGCTCGCGCGCGAGGCCGAGCAGCGCGGCATGAACGTGATCGTGTCGACCGGCGACAAGGATCTCGCACAGCTCGTGACCGAGCGCGTCACGCTCGTCAACACGATGACGAACGAGACGCTCGATCGCGACGGCGTGATCGCGAAGTTCGGCGTGCCGCCCGAGCGCATCATCGATTACCTCGCGCTGATCGGCGACACCGTCGACAACGTGCCGGGCGTCGAGAAGTGCGGGCCGAAGACGGCCGTGAAGTGGCTGTCGCAATACGACAGCCTCGACGGCGTGATCGAGCACGCAGGCGAGATCAAGGGCGTGGTCGGCGACAACCTGCGCCGCGCGCTCGACTTCCTGCCGCTCGGCCGCAAGCTCGTGACCGTCGACACGGCCTGCGATCTCGCACCGCATCTCGAATCGATCGAGGCGTCGCTGAAGACCGACGGCGAAGCACGCGACCTGCTGCGCGACATCTTCGCGCGTTACGGCTTCAAGACATGGCTGCGCGAGGTCGACAGCGCACCGCCGGAAGGCGGCGGCGCCGACGCGCGCGACGGCGAGCCGGCGCCGGTGGTCTCAACCGACATCGTGCGCGAGTACGAGACGATCCAGACCTGGGCGCAATTCGACGCGTGGTTCGCGAAGATCGATGCAGCCGCACTGACGGCGTTCGACACCGAAACCACGTCGCTCGATCCGATGACCGCACGACTCGTCGGGCTGTCGTTTTCGGTCGAGCCGGGCAAGGCCGCGTATCTGCCGGTCGCGCATCGCGGGCCCGATCTGCCCGAGCAACTGCCGCTCGACGACGTGCTCGCGCGCCTGAAGCCGTGGCTCGAAGCGGCCGACCGCAAGAAGGTCGGCCAGCATCTGAAGTACGACGCGCAGGTGCTCGCGAACTACGACATCGCGCTGAACGGCATCGAGCACGACACGCTGCTCGAGTCGTACGTGCTCGAATCGCACCGCACGCACGACATGGACAGCCTCGCGCTGCGCCATCTGGGCGTCAAGACGATCAAGTACGAAGACGTCGCAGGCAAGGGCGCGAAGCAGATCGGCTTCGACGAGGTGGCGCTCGACCAGGCTGCCGCGTACGCGGCCGAAGACGCCGACATCACGCTGCAGCTGCATCACGTGCTCTATCCGCAGATCGCACGCGAAGCGGGCCTCGAGCGCGTGTATCGCGAGATCGAGATGCCGGTGTCGCTGGTGCTGCGCAAGATGGAGCGCACCGGCGTGCTGATCGACGACGCGCTGTTGCACGCGCAAAGCAACGAGATCGCGACGCGGCTCATCGAGCTCGAAGGGCAGGCGTACGAGCTGGCCGGCGGCGAATTCAATCTCGGCTCGCCGAAGCAGATCGGCCAGATCTTCTTCGAGAAGCTGCAGTTGCCGGTCGTGAAGAAGACGCCGAGCGGCGCGCCGTCCACCGACGAAGAAGTGCTGCAGAAGCTCGCCGAGGATTACCCGCTGCCGAAGCTGCTGCTCGAGCATCGCGGGCTGTCGAAGCTGAAGTCGACCTACACCGACAAGCTGCCGCGCATGGTGAACCCCGCCACAGGCCGCGTACACACGAACTATGCGCAGGCCGTGGCGGTCACCGGCCGGCTCGCGTCGAACGAGCCGAACCTGCAGAACATCCCCGTGCGCACGGCCGAAGGCCGGCGCATTCGCGAAGCGTTCATCGCGTCGCCGGGCCATCGGATCGTGTCGGCCGACTATTCGCAGATCGAATTGCGGATCATGGCGCACATCTCCGGCGATGCGTCGTTGCTGCGCGCGTTCGCGCACGGCGAGGACATCCACCGCGCGACCGCGGCCGAAGTGTTCGGCGTGACGCCGCTCGAGGTGAATTCGGATCAGCGCCGCATCGCGAAGGTGATCAACTTCGGGTTGATCTACGGGATGAGCGCGTTCGGACTCGCATCGAATCTCGGCATCACGCGCGATGCGGCGAAGCTGTACATCGACCGCTATTTCGCGCGCTACCCGGGGGTCGCGCAGTACATGGAAGACACCCGTGCGGCGGCGAAGGACCAGGGCTATGTCGAAACGGTGTTCGGCCGTCGCCTGTGGCTGCCGGAAATCAACGGCGGCAACGGGCCGCGCCGGCAGGCGGCCGAGCGTGCCGCAATCAATGCACCGATGCAGGGCACGGCAGCCGATCTGATCAAGCTGTCGATGATCGCGGTCGACGACTGGCTCACGCGCGACCGGCTTGCATCGCGCATGATCATGCAGGTGCACGATGAACTGGTGCTCGAGGTGCCCGACGACGAGCTGTCGCTGGTGCGCGAGAAGCTGCCCGAAATGATGTGCGGCGTCGCGAAGCTGAAGGTGCCGCTGGTCGCGGAAGTCGGCGCCGGCGCGAACTGGGAAGAGGCCCACTGA
- a CDS encoding BPSS1780 family membrane protein — protein sequence MQLIEVPAKAGYVWFRQGIWLFRRNPLAFITLFFTYLLAVTLVSRVPVVGAALPLVFIPGIAVGFMAACRDTVAGKPVMPTILVDGFRSYGKTATQRLLVLGVVYVALMVLVFAASSLVDGGGLLHMMLGTTGDTNPTPESLAAQRTLGALLLATLLYTPVAMLFWFAPVLTAWHDIPPAKALFFSIVSCWRNRGAFLVYGLLWFGVALGTSFGLSLLLQALGAGAYVLTIMMPVTIVIVTMMYCSFYATYRGCFGVQEPGTATPMSGR from the coding sequence ATGCAACTGATCGAAGTACCCGCGAAAGCGGGCTATGTCTGGTTCCGTCAAGGCATCTGGCTGTTCCGCCGGAACCCGCTCGCGTTCATCACGCTGTTCTTCACGTACCTGCTGGCGGTCACGCTGGTGTCGAGGGTGCCGGTGGTCGGCGCGGCGCTGCCGCTGGTGTTCATCCCCGGCATCGCGGTCGGCTTCATGGCCGCATGCCGCGACACCGTGGCCGGCAAGCCGGTGATGCCGACGATCCTCGTCGACGGCTTCCGGTCGTACGGCAAGACCGCGACGCAGCGGCTGCTGGTGCTCGGCGTCGTCTACGTCGCGCTGATGGTGCTGGTGTTCGCCGCGTCGTCGCTGGTCGACGGCGGCGGTCTGCTCCACATGATGCTCGGCACGACCGGCGACACGAATCCGACGCCGGAGTCGCTCGCCGCGCAACGCACGCTCGGTGCGCTGCTCCTCGCCACGCTGCTCTACACGCCGGTCGCGATGCTGTTCTGGTTCGCGCCGGTGCTCACCGCGTGGCACGACATCCCGCCGGCGAAGGCGCTGTTCTTCAGCATCGTCAGCTGCTGGCGCAATCGCGGCGCGTTCCTGGTGTACGGGCTGCTGTGGTTCGGCGTCGCGCTCGGCACGTCGTTCGGCCTGTCGCTGCTGTTGCAGGCGCTCGGCGCGGGCGCCTACGTTCTGACGATCATGATGCCGGTGACGATCGTGATCGTCACGATGATGTACTGCTCGTTCTACGCGACCTATCGCGGCTGCTTCGGCGTGCAGGAGCCGGGCACGGCGACGCCGATGTCGGGTCGCTGA
- a CDS encoding homoserine kinase, producing MAVFTAVSDSDLAQWMRHYELGDVLAFRGIPSGIENSNFFLTTTRGEYVLTIFEKLTAEQLPFYLDLMRHLASHRVPVPDPVPRDDGALFGLLHGKPAAIVTKLDGAAELAPGVEHCIEVGQMLARMHLAGRDYARQQPNLRSLPWWQENVPAIVPFISDAQRALLESELAHQAAFFASDDYAALPSGPCHCDLFRDNVLFAHAAPGTGHDVRLGGFFDFYFAGCDKWLFDVAVTVNDWCVDLATGVLDTARADALLRAYQTVRPFTAEERRHWSDMLRAGAYRFWVSRLYDFYLPRAAEMLKPHDPGHFERILRERIAHTPALPETHTACN from the coding sequence ATGGCCGTTTTCACCGCTGTTTCCGACTCCGATCTCGCGCAATGGATGCGCCACTACGAACTGGGCGACGTGCTGGCGTTCCGCGGCATTCCGTCCGGCATCGAAAACAGCAACTTCTTCCTGACGACGACGCGCGGCGAATACGTGCTGACGATCTTCGAGAAGCTGACGGCCGAACAGCTGCCGTTCTATCTGGACCTGATGCGCCACCTGGCAAGCCATCGCGTGCCGGTGCCGGACCCGGTGCCGCGCGACGACGGCGCCCTGTTCGGCCTGCTGCACGGCAAGCCGGCCGCGATCGTGACCAAGCTCGACGGCGCCGCGGAGCTCGCGCCCGGCGTCGAACACTGCATCGAAGTCGGCCAGATGCTGGCGCGCATGCACCTGGCGGGGCGCGACTACGCGCGCCAGCAGCCGAACCTGCGCAGCCTGCCGTGGTGGCAGGAAAACGTGCCGGCGATCGTGCCGTTCATTTCCGACGCGCAGCGCGCGCTGCTCGAAAGCGAACTCGCGCACCAGGCCGCGTTCTTCGCGTCGGACGACTACGCGGCGCTGCCGAGCGGCCCGTGCCACTGCGATCTGTTCCGCGACAACGTGCTGTTCGCGCACGCGGCGCCCGGCACCGGCCATGACGTACGGCTCGGCGGCTTCTTCGACTTCTATTTCGCCGGCTGCGACAAATGGCTGTTCGACGTCGCGGTGACCGTCAACGACTGGTGCGTCGACCTCGCGACCGGCGTGCTCGACACCGCGCGCGCCGACGCGCTGCTGCGCGCATACCAGACCGTGCGGCCGTTCACCGCCGAGGAGCGCCGCCACTGGAGCGACATGCTGCGCGCCGGCGCGTACCGGTTCTGGGTGTCCCGCCTGTACGACTTCTACCTGCCGCGCGCGGCCGAAATGCTGAAGCCGCACGACCCCGGTCATTTCGAACGCATTCTCCGTGAGCGGATCGCCCACACGCCCGCGCTTCCCGAGACCCACACCGCATGCAACTGA
- a CDS encoding DUF3563 family protein, whose amino-acid sequence MYLLSHLFLMLTKNADRAAKERADAYLAEATDIYDLEFRMRKIDREAAMNRPFSIGAR is encoded by the coding sequence ATGTACCTGCTGAGCCACCTCTTCCTGATGCTGACCAAGAACGCCGACCGGGCCGCGAAAGAGCGCGCCGACGCATACCTGGCCGAAGCGACCGACATTTACGACCTCGAATTCCGTATGCGCAAGATCGATCGCGAAGCGGCGATGAACCGTCCGTTCTCGATCGGCGCCCGCTAA
- a CDS encoding NAD(P)/FAD-dependent oxidoreductase encodes MHRIIIVGGGAGGLELATRLGDRYGASGNRPARALVTLVDRNPTHIWKPLLHEVAAGSMDPFTQELEYAAQARWHGFEFQQGELTALDRTAKRIALAPVNDSDGAELLPARNLEYDTLVVAIGSTTHFFGVQGAAENAIALDTVGEAERFRKRLIAACMRAEHQAPAEPAPGAAAEPRIQVVIVGGGATGVELSAELRNTAQVLSVYGLHKLDPRHDVGIVLIESGPRILPALQERVSSATAELLEKLGVRLMLAERVTEVAPGFVHTASGKAVRADLTVWAAGIKAPAVLGQLDGLQVNKLGQLDVRRTLQTVIDDNVFALGDCAACAWPGHERNVPPRAQAAHQQASFLLKAIGCRLDGRPLPEFTYRDFGSLVSLGHFSAVGNLMGGLIGGNMLIEGLFARFMYMSLYRLHVAALHGYPRMVLDTVAHWLRRTTLPRVKLH; translated from the coding sequence ATGCATCGGATCATCATCGTAGGCGGAGGCGCAGGCGGCCTCGAACTGGCGACGCGGCTCGGCGATCGTTACGGCGCGAGCGGCAATCGTCCCGCGCGTGCGCTCGTCACGCTCGTCGACCGCAATCCGACTCACATCTGGAAGCCGTTGCTGCACGAGGTCGCGGCCGGCAGCATGGACCCGTTCACGCAGGAGCTCGAATACGCGGCGCAGGCGCGCTGGCATGGCTTCGAGTTTCAGCAGGGCGAGCTGACCGCGCTCGATCGCACCGCCAAGCGCATCGCGCTGGCGCCGGTCAACGACAGCGACGGCGCGGAACTGCTGCCCGCGCGCAATCTGGAATATGACACGCTGGTGGTCGCGATCGGCAGCACGACGCACTTCTTCGGCGTGCAGGGCGCGGCGGAAAACGCGATCGCGCTCGATACGGTCGGCGAAGCCGAGCGCTTCCGCAAGCGCCTGATTGCTGCGTGCATGCGCGCCGAGCACCAGGCACCGGCTGAGCCCGCACCGGGCGCGGCCGCCGAGCCGCGCATCCAGGTCGTGATCGTCGGCGGCGGGGCGACGGGCGTCGAGTTGTCGGCCGAACTGCGCAACACCGCGCAGGTGCTGTCCGTGTATGGGCTGCACAAGCTCGATCCGCGGCATGACGTCGGCATCGTGCTGATCGAATCGGGCCCGCGCATTCTCCCCGCGCTGCAGGAGCGCGTGTCGTCGGCGACGGCCGAGCTGCTCGAGAAGCTCGGCGTTCGCCTGATGCTGGCCGAGCGCGTGACCGAAGTCGCGCCGGGATTCGTGCACACCGCGAGCGGCAAGGCCGTGCGCGCCGACCTCACGGTGTGGGCGGCCGGCATCAAGGCGCCGGCCGTGCTCGGGCAGCTGGACGGCCTGCAGGTCAACAAGCTCGGCCAGCTCGACGTGCGCCGTACGCTGCAGACCGTCATCGACGACAACGTGTTCGCACTCGGCGACTGCGCGGCATGCGCATGGCCCGGCCACGAACGCAACGTGCCGCCGCGCGCGCAGGCCGCGCATCAGCAGGCGAGCTTCCTGCTGAAGGCGATCGGATGCCGGCTCGACGGCCGGCCGCTGCCCGAGTTCACGTATCGCGATTTCGGTTCGCTCGTGTCGCTCGGCCACTTCAGCGCGGTCGGCAACCTGATGGGCGGGTTGATCGGCGGCAACATGCTGATCGAAGGGTTGTTCGCGCGGTTCATGTACATGTCGTTGTACCGGCTGCACGTCGCGGCGCTGCACGGCTATCCGCGCATGGTGCTCGATACG
- a CDS encoding TIGR00730 family Rossman fold protein, with product MNKRKVIPSLRSLADQERATAKKARASWQMFTIMAEFIEATEYLSEIRPAVSIYGSARLKPDTPHYKLAAQIARKLSDAGFAVISGGGPGIMEAANKGAHAGKAPSVGLNIELPHEQAGNHYQDISLRFRHFFTRKVTFVKNSDAVIVMPGGFGTLDELSEVLTLIQTKKSRLVPIILVGSEFWKGLLQWFRDQLIPMGLINPEDMDLMQVIDDPDQVLDAVLAFYEDSGEEEGPEGDDEPPRPEEDRMFYL from the coding sequence ATGAACAAGAGAAAAGTGATTCCGAGTCTGCGTTCGCTCGCAGATCAAGAACGCGCGACGGCCAAGAAGGCGCGCGCATCGTGGCAGATGTTCACGATTATGGCAGAGTTTATCGAGGCAACCGAGTACCTGTCGGAGATCCGTCCGGCCGTCAGCATCTACGGTTCTGCCCGCCTCAAGCCCGACACGCCGCACTACAAGCTCGCCGCGCAAATCGCCCGCAAACTGTCCGACGCCGGCTTCGCGGTGATCTCCGGCGGCGGCCCCGGCATCATGGAAGCGGCGAACAAGGGCGCGCACGCCGGCAAGGCGCCGTCGGTCGGCCTGAACATCGAATTGCCGCATGAGCAAGCCGGCAACCATTACCAGGACATCTCGCTGCGCTTTCGCCACTTCTTCACGCGCAAGGTCACGTTCGTCAAGAACTCCGACGCGGTGATCGTGATGCCGGGCGGCTTCGGCACGCTCGACGAACTGTCCGAAGTGCTCACGCTGATCCAAACGAAGAAGTCGCGGCTCGTGCCGATCATCCTCGTCGGCAGCGAGTTCTGGAAGGGGCTGCTGCAGTGGTTCCGCGACCAGCTGATTCCGATGGGCCTGATCAATCCCGAAGACATGGACCTGATGCAGGTGATCGACGATCCCGACCAGGTGCTCGACGCCGTGCTCGCCTTCTACGAGGACAGCGGCGAAGAAGAAGGCCCGGAAGGCGACGACGAACCGCCGCGCCCCGAAGAAGACCGCATGTTCTATCTGTAA
- a CDS encoding PHB depolymerase family esterase — MTKSLTKVWLGGMKRMLSPAAQRAARDAQRIARETLEAAAAPIAAELSPVRESRVRPRAAAWATGEWTRGEHPMAPALGRLVQNLAYALYVPQGRRRGPMPLVVMLHGCQQSADEFAQGTRMNLLADQHGFAVLYPEQSMRAHAHGCWHWYEDTDRAGRGEADAVASLVDAVVDEHGFDASRVYVAGLSAGAGLATLLALHHPERFAAVALHSGPALGEANSGISAMDVMRRGLRQNPAAAVDALVDAGAYPGMPALIVQGDGDHVVAPKNADQLAVQFMRLNGLADSRGALRGGERVETRSAGAQITEVRREGVPVVRLCHVKGLDHAWAGGDEAVPFHAAVGPDASAMIWSFFESNRRTVATERRVV; from the coding sequence ATGACCAAAAGTCTGACGAAGGTATGGCTGGGCGGCATGAAACGCATGCTGTCTCCGGCTGCGCAGCGCGCTGCGCGCGATGCGCAGCGGATCGCACGTGAAACGCTGGAGGCCGCCGCGGCGCCCATTGCGGCCGAGCTGTCGCCGGTGCGCGAGTCGCGCGTGCGTCCGCGCGCGGCGGCATGGGCAACCGGCGAATGGACGCGCGGCGAGCATCCGATGGCGCCCGCGCTCGGCCGGTTGGTTCAGAACCTTGCGTACGCGCTGTACGTGCCGCAGGGCCGCCGACGCGGTCCGATGCCGCTCGTCGTGATGCTGCATGGCTGCCAGCAATCGGCCGACGAGTTCGCGCAAGGCACGCGGATGAATCTGCTGGCCGACCAGCACGGGTTCGCCGTGCTGTATCCGGAGCAGTCGATGCGCGCCCATGCGCACGGTTGCTGGCACTGGTATGAGGATACCGACCGGGCGGGCCGCGGCGAAGCCGATGCCGTCGCGTCGCTGGTCGACGCCGTCGTCGACGAGCACGGCTTCGACGCCTCGCGCGTGTACGTGGCCGGCCTGTCGGCCGGTGCCGGCCTCGCGACGTTGCTGGCGCTGCACCATCCGGAGCGCTTCGCGGCGGTCGCGCTGCACTCCGGGCCGGCGCTCGGCGAAGCCAATTCCGGGATCAGCGCAATGGACGTGATGCGCCGCGGCCTGCGGCAGAATCCGGCCGCGGCGGTCGATGCGCTCGTCGATGCCGGCGCGTATCCGGGCATGCCGGCGCTGATCGTTCAGGGCGATGGAGATCACGTCGTCGCGCCGAAGAATGCCGATCAGTTGGCCGTCCAGTTCATGCGTCTGAACGGGCTGGCGGACAGCCGCGGCGCGCTGCGCGGCGGCGAGCGCGTGGAAACGCGGTCGGCCGGCGCGCAAATCACCGAGGTGCGGCGGGAAGGCGTGCCGGTCGTGCGCCTGTGTCACGTGAAGGGGCTCGATCATGCATGGGCCGGCGGCGACGAAGCGGTGCCGTTTCACGCGGCCGTCGGTCCCGACGCGAGTGCGATGATCTGGTCGTTTTTCGAAAGCAATCGCCGCACTGTGGCGACGGAACGACGGGTGGTGTGA
- a CDS encoding MarR family winged helix-turn-helix transcriptional regulator has product MDRTPSLPQTLDEQLCFALYSTSHAMTKAYKPLLDKLSLTYPQYLAMLVLWERDDIAVKDIAARLDLDPATVTPLLKRLEALGYVERARSTTDERVVNVRVTPEGRALKDQARSVPADLFCAMQQTPEFLMRLRADLQQLHDALAAANGD; this is encoded by the coding sequence ATGGACCGCACGCCTTCCCTGCCTCAGACCCTCGACGAGCAACTCTGCTTCGCGCTCTATTCGACTTCGCATGCGATGACGAAGGCGTACAAGCCGTTGCTCGACAAGCTGTCGCTGACCTATCCCCAATATCTGGCGATGCTGGTGCTGTGGGAGCGCGACGACATCGCGGTGAAGGACATCGCGGCGCGACTCGACCTCGACCCGGCCACCGTCACGCCGCTGCTCAAGCGGCTCGAGGCGCTCGGCTACGTCGAGCGCGCGCGCAGCACCACCGACGAGCGCGTCGTGAACGTGCGGGTGACGCCGGAAGGCCGTGCGCTGAAGGACCAGGCGCGCTCGGTCCCCGCCGATCTTTTTTGCGCAATGCAGCAGACGCCCGAATTCCTCATGAGGCTGCGCGCGGATCTGCAGCAGCTGCACGATGCACTCGCGGCCGCCAACGGCGACTGA